The Candidatus Thermoplasmatota archaeon sequence AACCATTCTTGATCAACTGTTTAACCCTAGGAAAAACACTCTCAGGAACATGACCAAGACCAGTACCAACAAGAACAACACCCTTCCTATCAGGTATATCCTCGGGTTTCAGACCAGGATGAGAATAAACCATTGCAACATCTTCTTCCATCTTATCATCAACAACAGTCTTACCACATATCTTCCTATACACACCATCGATTTTTATATCACCATTCCTGTCAACGCGCCCTATAGGTATATCATTCACAGTCTTGAAAGCATCACGCCTAGACGTATGGAACTTCCTAACCTTAGTCCCCCTATGAATCAAACTATACGAGTCAGATATCTCACCATGCATAACAACAACAACCTCACCAATATCAGACTTAGACGCTACATTAGCAGCAGCAACAAGGTTTTGTGCAGCATCAGAAGAAGGGCGATCACTAGAACGCTGAGCACCAACAAGAACAACAGGACCAGAAAGATGCTTCAACATAAAAGACAAAGCAGCAGACGTATAACCAAGGGTATCAGTACCATGTGGTATAACCACGCCTTTTACACCACCATTTAACTCATCTGCTATCTCCTTAGCTAGTTTCTTCCAATGAGCTACCTCAATGTTTTCACTAAGCATCTGAAAAGCAACACGAGCCTTCACATTACAGATATCAAAAACCTCAGGGACAGCAAAAGCAAGTTCCTCCGCAGAAGTCGCAGGATAAACAGCACCAGTCCTATAATCAACATAACAAGCTATAGTACCACCAGTACCAATAACCGAAACAGTAGGCTTCTTAGCATCAAAAGGGATCTCCTTAACCTTCTTATCAACAACATTGTGTTTTTTTACCAAAATAATCTCACTATCCTCATCAATACTGATACCAATATTATACCCGTTTTTCAGTTTAATATTAACAATATCCTCACCACTGAAAGCATGATGAGGCATCAAAACCCCTTCATGTTTATCCTTCTTTGTAACCACCGCAATTGTATCCCCTATCTCAGCGCCAATCTTCTTCAACTTATCTTCAATAAACTTTTTTCTAGGCATACTCTGTCACTAAACCATATATTCTAAGTTTTTAAAGAATTATCCTTACATGACAAGAATTTCTATATACATAAAACAAATCACTTGTAACATGCGACTCGCAATAAAATTCGCATACAACGGAAAAAAATTCCATGGTTATGCGAGACAACCAAAACTGAAAACAGTCGAAGGCGAACTAATAAAACAACTAATAAAACAAAAAATAATAGACGATGCTAAAAAATCTTGCCTAAGAACAGCCAGCAGAACAGACAGAGGAGTCTCAGCACTAGGCAACGTCGCAGCATTTAACACAGATGTTCCTGAAAAAAATGTTTTAAAGAAACTTAAGAACAACACAGACATAATTGTATATGGAATCAAAAAAGTTGAACCAGAGTTCTATCCAAGATACGCAAAATGGAGGATATACAGATACTACCTAAACAAAAACAACCTAGATTTAGATGAAACAATATCTACAGCTTCAATATTCACAGGTGAACACAACTTTACAAACTTTGCAAGAATAGAACCAGACAAAAACCCTGTTAGAACCATAAATAACATAACCATAGAAGAAAAAAACAGTTTTTTCGTAATAGATTTCTACGCACAAACCTTTTTATGGCATCAAATAAGAAGAATCGTATCTGCTATTGAAAAAATAGGAAAAAACAAGATTACAAAACAACAAATAATAAACGCGTTAAACAACCCAAACAAAAAAGTTGATTTTGGTTTAGCACCACCAGAGCCACTCATACTAAAAGATGTGATATATGATTTTAATTTCAAATACCACAAAAACAGTTTAAAAAAGATAAAACAATTAGAAACAAAGATATACAAATCACTTCTCTAAAAAACAGTTTTTACATATCTTTATATCACAGTTCCTTTTATCCTTCTAAAAGATGATTGTTGTAGAAAACCTCACTAAAAAGTATGGGAAAATACTTGCACTAAATAACGTAAACCTCACTTTTGATGAAAAAACAGTTACAGCAATAATGGGTGAGAACGGAGCAGGAAAAACCACTCTTCTAAAGATCTGCGCTGGTGTAATACCATTTGACCAAGGTAACGTAACAATAGATGGTTTCTCGATAATAACAGATTCTGTATCTGCACGGGAAAAAATCGGTTACCTACCTGAGATGCCCTACATGTATGAGCGTCTAACAGGAAGAGAATTCTTATTTTATGTAGCATCTCTAAGGAAACTTAACGATGCAGAAGAAAAAATAGATGAGCTATCCAAACTACTTGGTATATCACATTTCATGGACCAGGAGCTGGGTGCTTACTCAAAAGGGATGAAACAAAAAATCTCCTTGATATCCGCTATTATGCATAACCCAAATAACCTATTGCTAGACGAGCCTGTCTGGGGTCTTGACCCGTTAACCGCT is a genomic window containing:
- a CDS encoding ABC transporter ATP-binding protein, with protein sequence MIVVENLTKKYGKILALNNVNLTFDEKTVTAIMGENGAGKTTLLKICAGVIPFDQGNVTIDGFSIITDSVSAREKIGYLPEMPYMYERLTGREFLFYVASLRKLNDAEEKIDELSKLLGISHFMDQELGAYSKGMKQKISLISAIMHNPNNLLLDEPVWGLDPLTAKTLQKFIIDRKGTTIIATHSPQLVEKVADKVYFLVRGEVKLFGDVKEITQRYGSIEEAYFSNQG
- the gatD gene encoding Glu-tRNA(Gln) amidotransferase subunit GatD — protein: MPRKKFIEDKLKKIGAEIGDTIAVVTKKDKHEGVLMPHHAFSGEDIVNIKLKNGYNIGISIDEDSEIILVKKHNVVDKKVKEIPFDAKKPTVSVIGTGGTIACYVDYRTGAVYPATSAEELAFAVPEVFDICNVKARVAFQMLSENIEVAHWKKLAKEIADELNGGVKGVVIPHGTDTLGYTSAALSFMLKHLSGPVVLVGAQRSSDRPSSDAAQNLVAAANVASKSDIGEVVVVMHGEISDSYSLIHRGTKVRKFHTSRRDAFKTVNDIPIGRVDRNGDIKIDGVYRKICGKTVVDDKMEEDVAMVYSHPGLKPEDIPDRKGVVLVGTGLGHVPESVFPRVKQLIKNGSVIVMTSQCIFGRINMNVYSTGRDLLSIGVVPGEDMLPETAFVKLMWVLAHAKKREDAEKLMTTNLAGEISERTRSDAFL
- the truA gene encoding tRNA pseudouridine(38-40) synthase TruA is translated as MRLAIKFAYNGKKFHGYARQPKLKTVEGELIKQLIKQKIIDDAKKSCLRTASRTDRGVSALGNVAAFNTDVPEKNVLKKLKNNTDIIVYGIKKVEPEFYPRYAKWRIYRYYLNKNNLDLDETISTASIFTGEHNFTNFARIEPDKNPVRTINNITIEEKNSFFVIDFYAQTFLWHQIRRIVSAIEKIGKNKITKQQIINALNNPNKKVDFGLAPPEPLILKDVIYDFNFKYHKNSLKKIKQLETKIYKSLL